One genomic window of Sulfurovum lithotrophicum includes the following:
- a CDS encoding OprD family outer membrane porin, with amino-acid sequence MSIDIYGENNQTLSSQESADILHQSVEIKTVRGIMGANNPIEHTSGQLRTGYITFKEDGGSRNSAYALGGHYHFDSRNWNGLSVGLSAYTVLNLGINQNTNNVNPDFFNAEGNSFILLSEAYLDGKWGNTEIKLGRQLLDTPHADSDDIRMIPNYFEAYTLTNTDIDNLTLSAGYINKMAGWENGVDASRFVKIYETLGTGNDMNGIAYASAIYEGIEDLTLSLWYYNYDNVANVVYAEAGYTYAFSKERSLTFGLQYDGSRDTGEALLGKQDANTYGVSIEFADEERGIHLLAAYNRDNGETGATGLSLGGGPFFTSMEDQTLDAMGIKGEAWMIGAGYHFAAVGVDGLITGIAYGHFEAENTSLYESRETDIVLEYSWNEKLTLTAAYASVGFDAEVDENGDLLKDYQQFRLVANYNF; translated from the coding sequence ATGAGTATTGATATATATGGTGAAAATAATCAAACCCTATCTTCGCAGGAGAGTGCTGATATTCTCCATCAATCTGTAGAAATCAAAACGGTCAGGGGTATCATGGGAGCCAACAACCCCATAGAGCATACCAGTGGACAACTGCGTACCGGGTATATCACATTCAAAGAGGATGGAGGCAGTCGTAACAGTGCCTATGCGCTCGGCGGACACTACCACTTTGATTCAAGAAACTGGAATGGACTGAGTGTAGGCCTTTCTGCCTATACGGTGCTCAATCTTGGCATCAATCAGAATACAAACAATGTCAATCCGGATTTTTTCAATGCTGAAGGAAATAGTTTCATACTGCTCTCCGAGGCCTACCTTGACGGAAAATGGGGAAATACTGAGATCAAACTGGGAAGACAGTTACTCGACACTCCCCATGCCGACAGTGACGACATCAGGATGATCCCCAACTACTTTGAAGCCTATACCCTTACCAATACAGATATTGATAACCTCACACTTTCCGCAGGGTATATCAACAAAATGGCCGGCTGGGAGAACGGTGTAGATGCATCCAGGTTTGTCAAAATATACGAGACACTCGGAACCGGTAACGACATGAACGGGATAGCCTATGCTTCAGCCATCTATGAGGGCATAGAGGATCTGACTCTGAGTCTTTGGTACTACAACTATGACAATGTCGCCAATGTCGTATATGCCGAAGCGGGATACACTTATGCCTTCTCCAAAGAGAGAAGCCTGACATTCGGTCTTCAGTATGACGGAAGCCGTGACACAGGAGAGGCACTTCTTGGCAAGCAGGATGCCAATACTTACGGAGTAAGTATTGAATTCGCCGATGAAGAAAGAGGCATACATCTGCTTGCCGCGTACAACCGTGACAACGGTGAGACAGGTGCCACAGGGCTCAGCCTTGGCGGCGGACCCTTCTTTACCTCCATGGAGGACCAGACACTCGATGCCATGGGTATAAAAGGAGAGGCCTGGATGATCGGTGCCGGATACCACTTCGCAGCTGTAGGAGTCGACGGACTTATCACCGGTATTGCCTACGGACATTTCGAAGCCGAAAATACTTCACTCTATGAATCAAGAGAAACTGACATCGTACTTGAATACAGCTGGAATGAAAAACTTACACTGACTGCTGCCTATGCTTCTGTCGGTTTCGATGCCGAAGTCGATGAGAACGGAGATCTGCTCAAAGATTACCAGCAGTTCCGCCTTGTAGCCAATTACAATTTTTAA
- a CDS encoding DUF302 domain-containing protein: MIYKVQTTQDIDIVKEQIAEKARAVGFDVLQSYEFKKILHDKGYPIEKDITVFELCNPSAAQQALTHMPEVSVSFPCRISVYKARGVTKIVTIGLASILSGVNGNDEFRSYMTIIFENLKHVMHSWDD; the protein is encoded by the coding sequence ATGATTTATAAAGTACAAACAACACAAGATATAGATATTGTAAAAGAGCAGATTGCAGAGAAAGCAAGAGCCGTTGGCTTTGATGTATTGCAGTCATATGAATTTAAAAAGATACTGCATGATAAAGGCTATCCCATAGAAAAGGATATTACGGTCTTTGAGTTGTGCAATCCTTCTGCTGCACAACAGGCCCTGACGCATATGCCAGAAGTCTCTGTCTCTTTTCCCTGCCGTATCTCAGTCTATAAAGCGAGAGGTGTGACAAAAATAGTAACGATAGGACTTGCATCGATATTGAGTGGGGTAAACGGAAATGATGAATTCAGGTCCTATATGACCATAATTTTTGAGAACCTTAAACATGTTATGCACTCCTGGGATGACTAA
- a CDS encoding copper resistance protein B, whose product MKHIKNNWKKIFLLLSGAMVLGQTLHAAGADDPIRTMFIMDKFEILNNDDNSREWEGSFYVGYDLDKLYIYSQGAATSDGLESSQNDLVYSRAIAPFWDIQAGIAYDKTGDASKTWGEIAIAGLAPYFFETRAALLINSDGNVGLRLDAEYEALITQKLILTPSVEADFYTKDDPEMLIGSGLSSLEAGLRLRYEIVREFAPYVGVTWEKTFGNTRDFNPVDETSLLVGVRFWF is encoded by the coding sequence ATGAAACATATTAAAAATAACTGGAAAAAGATATTTCTGCTATTAAGCGGTGCTATGGTCCTCGGGCAGACGCTTCATGCTGCAGGTGCGGATGACCCTATTCGTACCATGTTCATCATGGACAAGTTCGAAATACTGAACAATGACGATAACAGCAGGGAGTGGGAAGGCAGCTTCTACGTCGGGTATGACCTGGATAAACTCTACATCTATTCCCAGGGAGCAGCGACTTCCGATGGTTTGGAATCAAGCCAGAATGACTTGGTCTATTCCAGGGCTATTGCACCGTTCTGGGATATTCAGGCGGGTATTGCCTATGACAAGACCGGTGATGCCTCCAAAACATGGGGAGAGATCGCCATTGCAGGTCTGGCGCCGTATTTTTTCGAAACACGTGCAGCACTGCTGATCAACAGTGACGGCAATGTGGGCCTGCGTCTCGATGCGGAATATGAAGCGTTGATCACCCAGAAGCTTATACTGACCCCTTCCGTGGAAGCAGATTTTTATACCAAGGACGATCCGGAAATGCTGATAGGCTCCGGACTCTCCTCTTTGGAAGCGGGCCTTCGTCTGCGTTATGAGATCGTCCGTGAATTCGCACCTTATGTGGGGGTGACATGGGAAAAGACATTCGGTAATACACGTGATTTCAATCCCGTAGATGAAACATCACTGCTCGTAGGTGTACGCTTCTGGTTTTAG
- a CDS encoding copper resistance system multicopper oxidase codes for MQRRTFIKGVAASSLIGISAADLQAESPKRSSDKRRTLTGKEFFLDIDYTSVNITGKRSVATTINGQIPGPTLVWQEGDTVTIHVTNHLKKSSSIHWHGIILPYQMDGVPGISYKGIAPGETFTYRFKVHQHGTYWYHSHSGYQEQTGMYGAIVIKPRKREPFRYDKDYVVLLSDWSDEKPTSIYRKLKLSSDYYNFNQRTVGDFFSEVKKKGFGKAFDDRKMWNTMRMSDRDLSDVTGYTYTYLMNGQNPATQFKALFKKGEKIRLRFINGAAMSFFDVRIPGLKMTVVSADGNHIKPVKVDEFRIGVAETYDVIVEPTSNRAYAIFAQSIERSGHALGSLTPSVTLLAKAPKMDKPQALTMTDMGMDMSKMGKHKGMKMPMKKYRWSAMEAQKYPITKLPMAKGVQSTMMAMDPKYRLEDPGVGLRNNGRRVLTYADLKNRYSTRRHKKPDREIVLHLTGNMERYMWSINGIKYSDAKPLQFHYGERLRITFINDTMMNHPMHLHGMWSDLETGDDNHLVRKHTIVVQPGAKISYRVTVDAKGGWAYHCHLLYHMAGMFRKVVVS; via the coding sequence GTGCAGAGAAGAACATTTATAAAGGGAGTAGCTGCAAGCTCACTTATCGGTATATCAGCGGCAGATCTGCAGGCGGAATCGCCCAAAAGATCGTCAGACAAGAGGCGTACACTGACTGGCAAAGAGTTTTTTCTCGATATTGACTATACATCTGTCAATATCACAGGAAAGAGATCGGTTGCAACGACTATCAACGGACAGATCCCCGGTCCGACTTTGGTATGGCAGGAAGGCGACACTGTTACGATCCATGTAACGAACCATTTGAAAAAATCCTCCTCCATACACTGGCACGGGATCATTCTGCCCTATCAGATGGATGGCGTACCGGGTATCAGCTATAAAGGTATTGCGCCGGGAGAAACTTTTACCTACAGGTTCAAGGTACATCAGCACGGTACTTACTGGTACCACAGCCATTCGGGTTATCAGGAGCAGACGGGGATGTACGGCGCCATCGTCATCAAGCCGAGGAAGAGAGAACCCTTCCGTTATGACAAAGACTACGTGGTCCTTCTTTCGGACTGGAGCGATGAAAAACCGACAAGCATCTACAGAAAGCTCAAACTTTCAAGCGACTACTACAACTTCAACCAGCGAACCGTAGGCGACTTCTTCTCGGAAGTGAAGAAAAAGGGTTTTGGCAAGGCGTTCGATGACCGAAAGATGTGGAACACGATGCGTATGAGCGACAGAGACCTTTCCGATGTCACAGGGTATACCTATACATACCTGATGAACGGACAGAATCCTGCCACGCAGTTCAAAGCGTTGTTCAAAAAAGGTGAGAAGATCCGTCTGCGTTTCATCAACGGTGCGGCAATGAGCTTCTTCGATGTACGCATTCCCGGATTGAAGATGACCGTGGTCTCAGCGGACGGAAACCATATAAAACCTGTCAAAGTGGATGAATTCCGCATAGGGGTGGCCGAGACTTATGATGTTATTGTTGAACCGACCTCGAACAGAGCTTATGCCATCTTTGCCCAGAGTATCGAACGAAGCGGTCATGCCCTTGGGTCATTGACACCTTCTGTCACACTGTTGGCGAAAGCACCGAAAATGGACAAGCCCCAGGCCCTTACGATGACGGATATGGGAATGGATATGTCCAAAATGGGTAAACACAAAGGTATGAAAATGCCAATGAAGAAGTACAGATGGTCAGCGATGGAGGCACAAAAGTATCCTATTACCAAACTGCCTATGGCAAAAGGGGTACAAAGCACCATGATGGCAATGGATCCAAAATACAGACTGGAAGACCCGGGAGTGGGGTTGCGTAATAACGGTAGAAGGGTACTGACCTATGCAGACCTGAAGAACCGCTATTCCACACGCCGACACAAAAAACCTGACAGAGAGATCGTTCTGCATCTTACGGGTAATATGGAACGCTATATGTGGTCCATCAACGGGATAAAGTATTCGGATGCTAAGCCGCTGCAGTTCCATTACGGGGAACGTCTGCGCATCACGTTCATCAATGATACGATGATGAACCATCCCATGCACCTGCATGGGATGTGGAGTGACCTTGAAACCGGTGACGACAACCATCTGGTACGCAAGCATACCATCGTCGTGCAGCCCGGAGCGAAGATCAGCTACCGTGTGACCGTCGATGCTAAAGGTGGCTGGGCCTACCATTGCCATCTTCTCTACCATATGGCGGGGATGTTCAGAAAAGTAGTGGTATCGTAA
- a CDS encoding SHOCT domain-containing protein, whose product MYGFGHGWGMGFGWLVPLLIIGILFYLFQDKTKNKSRSEAQDILDKRYASGGISKEEYEEKSKLLRENA is encoded by the coding sequence ATGTACGGATTTGGACACGGATGGGGAATGGGCTTTGGATGGCTCGTTCCTTTACTGATCATCGGTATTTTATTTTATCTGTTTCAGGATAAAACTAAAAATAAAAGCAGAAGCGAAGCGCAGGATATACTTGACAAAAGGTATGCCAGCGGAGGCATCAGCAAAGAAGAGTATGAAGAGAAATCAAAACTTTTAAGAGAAAATGCATAA
- a CDS encoding DUF302 domain-containing protein codes for MNSVTPPGAQQALTQLPEIAAYLPCRIVIYEENYVTKLSTIGLEEMLAAVEVNEEFRSYMTLLFMNLKQVMHSWDN; via the coding sequence TTGAACTCTGTAACCCCCCCGGGTGCACAGCAGGCTTTGACACAGCTTCCGGAGATCGCAGCCTATCTGCCATGCCGGATCGTAATTTATGAAGAGAATTATGTAACCAAGCTTTCGACCATCGGACTTGAAGAGATGCTCGCTGCAGTCGAGGTAAATGAAGAATTCAGATCTTACATGACGTTGTTGTTCATGAACCTCAAGCAGGTCATGCACTCTTGGGATAACTAA
- a CDS encoding multicopper oxidase family protein, with product MARTFNYETNGTTLRARMNGNITLDNGGSVKTWYFGNGFSGDRDWAGPIIEATEGDVVKITLRSGMPHTIHLHGLDVDQANDGVPATSGYIAGSKSNGEFGRVDGYTWLGRSYTYTFVAPHAGTYQYHCHVDTVLHYDMGMHGTIIIRPKSGNIEEAWDGGPTFSKEYVWQMGTFDTTWRSTNVSGSKTVRYRPDCFMINGVNGVDANTDSTVAITANAGEKVLIRTNQTSYQGAKIEFGGLPFEVIAADGRPAAEAQTVTSLYMTPGERYDILLTMPSAGTYDASISYYDSRGVNVIGKVTTTVTSL from the coding sequence ATGGCAAGAACATTTAACTACGAAACAAATGGAACAACTCTTAGAGCAAGAATGAATGGAAATATCACTCTTGATAATGGTGGTTCAGTAAAAACATGGTATTTTGGGAATGGTTTTTCCGGAGACAGGGATTGGGCAGGACCGATTATCGAGGCAACAGAGGGTGACGTGGTCAAGATCACGCTTCGTTCAGGTATGCCGCATACAATTCATCTTCATGGTCTTGATGTAGATCAGGCAAATGATGGCGTGCCTGCAACTTCGGGATATATCGCTGGCAGTAAAAGCAATGGAGAGTTTGGTCGTGTTGACGGATATACATGGTTGGGTAGATCTTATACCTATACTTTTGTAGCACCGCATGCAGGAACGTATCAGTATCACTGCCACGTAGATACGGTACTTCATTACGATATGGGTATGCACGGTACGATTATCATCCGTCCAAAAAGTGGGAATATTGAAGAGGCATGGGATGGCGGACCGACTTTCTCAAAAGAGTACGTCTGGCAGATGGGAACGTTCGATACAACATGGAGAAGTACGAATGTAAGTGGTTCAAAAACCGTTCGTTACCGTCCTGACTGTTTCATGATCAATGGTGTTAACGGCGTAGATGCCAATACGGATTCTACTGTTGCTATCACTGCAAATGCAGGGGAGAAGGTACTTATCCGAACAAACCAAACATCCTACCAGGGAGCCAAGATCGAGTTTGGCGGATTGCCTTTTGAAGTGATCGCAGCAGATGGACGTCCCGCAGCCGAAGCTCAGACTGTGACATCACTCTATATGACACCGGGTGAACGTTATGACATTCTGCTCACTATGCCAAGTGCCGGTACCTATGATGCGAGTATCAGTTACTATGACAGTCGCGGAGTTAATGTTATAGGAAAGGTAACAACCACTGTCACTTCATTGTAA
- a CDS encoding multicopper oxidase domain-containing protein — MNRRDFLRKGAGGSIAFALSGLIMAPVNVQAATATRTYDISANSQDTTMIDGSTVFTWSLDDPASPGPGHVGSGMVVTEGDTIEVNLTNNLDRDINFVVQGVLGSTPTVAPGETKTYTFTAPAAGTYMYTDDANGYIAKAMGLFGALVVNPADGSAALYENGPTYDQQYVMVMSDMDGRLNDAIKNGATSYDINNYEPNYYFANGLIYPDTKKYDDTLITMNVGEDVAIRFINAGVIEYPMHFHGYHVNAIKNNRQLVSGFISRDTVLVRPDTTAEVILPVEQSGAYPLHTHYVPGVTVNGVYTNPYGGGLIIMVAS, encoded by the coding sequence ATGAACAGACGTGATTTTTTAAGGAAAGGGGCTGGAGGTTCAATCGCTTTTGCTCTATCTGGATTGATTATGGCTCCGGTCAACGTACAGGCTGCAACAGCAACAAGAACATACGATATAAGCGCTAACAGTCAAGATACAACCATGATCGATGGGAGTACGGTATTTACATGGTCATTGGATGATCCTGCATCTCCCGGTCCGGGACATGTCGGTTCTGGAATGGTAGTGACTGAAGGTGATACCATTGAAGTAAATCTTACAAACAATCTTGACAGAGACATCAATTTTGTTGTACAGGGTGTCTTAGGCTCAACTCCTACGGTTGCACCGGGCGAAACAAAAACCTATACCTTTACTGCACCTGCTGCCGGTACCTATATGTATACCGATGATGCGAATGGGTACATCGCCAAGGCGATGGGACTTTTTGGTGCACTAGTTGTAAATCCTGCAGATGGTTCTGCAGCACTTTATGAAAACGGTCCGACCTATGACCAGCAATATGTCATGGTCATGAGCGATATGGACGGCCGCCTGAACGATGCCATTAAAAACGGTGCGACGAGCTATGACATTAATAATTATGAACCAAACTACTATTTTGCCAACGGTCTTATCTACCCTGATACGAAAAAGTATGATGATACACTTATTACGATGAATGTAGGAGAGGATGTCGCAATTCGCTTCATCAATGCAGGGGTGATCGAATACCCTATGCACTTCCATGGGTACCATGTCAATGCCATCAAGAACAATCGCCAGCTCGTCAGTGGCTTCATCAGCCGTGATACTGTGCTTGTCAGACCAGATACGACAGCTGAGGTTATTCTTCCTGTAGAACAGTCAGGTGCTTATCCATTGCATACGCATTATGTACCAGGAGTAACGGTCAACGGTGTCTATACAAACCCTTACGGTGGTGGTCTTATCATCATGGTAGCGTCTTAA
- a CDS encoding response regulator transcription factor, producing the protein MRVFYLEDDEKLSQIVKEFLQDKVIIDAVNTFDEAQGHLLSYHYDIALLDRNIHGQDIGMNLIDMIKKQSQETGIIIMSAYSTINDKIDGLELGADDYMEKPFDMKELYARIQALHRRNVPKNIEVGPMIFDTTNKRIFHNEEEIFLTHKENDLLFYLLINKNKVISHEQLLHSLYVHPEEIASNTINVRINAIRKKLPVDLIKNIKTRGYIIEAQ; encoded by the coding sequence ATGCGGGTCTTTTATCTGGAAGATGATGAAAAGCTTTCGCAGATCGTAAAAGAGTTCTTGCAAGATAAAGTGATCATTGATGCTGTCAATACCTTCGATGAAGCACAGGGACACTTGTTAAGTTATCACTACGATATTGCTTTGCTTGACCGTAATATTCACGGACAGGATATTGGTATGAACCTTATAGATATGATCAAAAAGCAGAGTCAGGAGACGGGCATTATAATTATGAGTGCCTACAGTACCATCAATGACAAGATAGATGGCCTGGAACTGGGTGCAGACGATTATATGGAAAAACCGTTTGACATGAAAGAACTTTATGCTCGCATACAGGCACTTCATCGCAGAAATGTACCCAAAAACATTGAAGTAGGCCCGATGATATTCGACACAACGAACAAACGGATATTTCATAATGAAGAAGAGATATTCCTAACACATAAAGAGAACGATCTCCTTTTCTATCTTTTGATTAATAAAAACAAAGTGATCTCGCATGAACAGCTTTTGCATTCACTCTATGTGCACCCTGAGGAGATAGCATCAAATACCATCAATGTTAGGATCAATGCCATTCGTAAGAAACTTCCGGTTGACCTGATAAAAAACATTAAAACCAGAGGCTACATCATTGAAGCTCAATAA
- a CDS encoding c-type cytochrome, with the protein MKKTLIVTAGLLFSTLTLSAGNNGNAVYEANCKACHMLKPMMNKQKMMQMSRADRMSMKEKMMKNMKAPPMAKVSAKLKYDFKGDKAQIVAFVKDYIVNPSVDKAHCMPMALKRFGVMPPIGKSLSAEDLDTIANWVVDNFNEKWDENAMNMMCNTGKGMMKCGGGMASPAPKSGGGMKCAPGKCGGK; encoded by the coding sequence ATGAAGAAAACACTGATCGTAACGGCAGGGCTGCTCTTTTCCACTCTGACGCTTAGCGCAGGCAATAACGGCAATGCCGTTTATGAAGCGAACTGTAAAGCCTGCCATATGCTCAAGCCGATGATGAATAAGCAGAAGATGATGCAGATGAGCAGAGCGGACCGTATGTCGATGAAAGAGAAGATGATGAAGAACATGAAAGCACCGCCAATGGCCAAGGTTTCTGCAAAACTGAAATATGATTTTAAGGGTGACAAGGCACAGATTGTTGCTTTCGTTAAAGACTACATCGTCAATCCAAGCGTTGACAAAGCACATTGTATGCCTATGGCACTGAAACGGTTCGGTGTAATGCCTCCCATCGGCAAATCACTCTCTGCAGAAGACCTCGATACGATTGCGAACTGGGTCGTGGACAACTTCAATGAAAAGTGGGACGAAAATGCGATGAATATGATGTGCAATACCGGTAAAGGCATGATGAAATGCGGTGGTGGTATGGCTTCCCCTGCCCCAAAATCTGGGGGTGGTATGAAATGTGCTCCGGGTAAATGCGGTGGGAAATAG
- a CDS encoding multicopper oxidase family protein, translated as MMKRRKFITISSAAAVWVLTGCGGGGNSGGMGNDNPGNGTPVGGTLPIPELLEGKDVNGVLHYDLDIVNAQHSFFEGIQTATYAISGTYLGPTLLLKNGMDVSINYTNKLDVETTMHGHGMHVPGKMDGTAHQPIAVGARWSASYRVQQNACTNWYHPHYLHKTAPHVYQGLAGMIIIEDSESQALDIPKRYGIDDIPLVLQDRFFSADKTQLDYSPSNMQLSNGYIGDTFITNGAIEPTFDAEAKEIRFRLLNGSNSTVYELGFSNGKNFRQIASDNAFLEKPVNMNRIILSPGERAEIVVDFTDDTGASLRLEEYRYSKTFLKININKNATAVTSLPAQLTTLDPVATPTNSRQFRLGMAGMGVFTINDKTMDMNRIDAALSQGDVEEWEVINDMGVDHNFHIHGTHFRVVSRNGSTAQVLENEKGYKDVVYLPANETLKFIVEIPADGVTADSNNPYMFHCHFLEHEDNGMMGQFTVS; from the coding sequence ATGATGAAAAGAAGAAAGTTTATTACGATCAGTTCGGCAGCAGCAGTATGGGTACTTACAGGATGCGGCGGTGGAGGTAACAGCGGCGGTATGGGTAACGATAACCCTGGCAACGGTACACCTGTAGGGGGGACACTCCCGATTCCCGAACTTCTAGAAGGTAAGGATGTTAACGGTGTGCTGCACTATGACTTGGATATTGTCAATGCACAGCATAGTTTCTTTGAAGGTATACAGACGGCAACATATGCCATCAGTGGTACCTACCTGGGACCAACCCTTCTTCTGAAGAACGGTATGGATGTTTCCATCAACTACACCAATAAACTCGATGTTGAAACGACTATGCACGGACACGGTATGCATGTGCCCGGAAAAATGGACGGTACAGCACATCAACCCATTGCAGTTGGTGCCAGATGGTCTGCCAGCTACCGTGTACAACAGAATGCCTGCACCAACTGGTATCATCCTCACTATCTTCATAAAACTGCACCACATGTCTATCAGGGACTTGCCGGAATGATCATTATTGAAGATAGTGAAAGTCAGGCACTGGATATTCCAAAGCGTTATGGTATCGACGATATTCCTTTGGTACTACAAGATAGATTCTTTTCAGCTGACAAAACACAACTTGACTACTCTCCGTCCAATATGCAGCTCAGCAACGGATATATAGGCGATACATTCATCACTAACGGTGCCATAGAACCTACCTTTGATGCCGAAGCCAAAGAGATCAGGTTCCGCCTGCTTAACGGTTCGAATTCAACGGTCTATGAGCTTGGTTTCAGTAATGGGAAAAATTTCAGACAGATCGCTTCGGATAATGCATTTCTGGAAAAACCTGTGAATATGAACCGCATCATACTCTCTCCAGGGGAGCGAGCGGAGATCGTTGTGGACTTTACAGATGATACAGGTGCATCCTTGAGACTTGAGGAATACAGGTACAGCAAAACATTCCTCAAGATCAATATCAACAAAAATGCTACGGCAGTTACCTCTTTACCTGCACAGTTGACAACGCTTGATCCGGTTGCTACGCCGACTAACAGCAGGCAGTTCAGGCTCGGTATGGCAGGGATGGGTGTCTTTACCATCAATGACAAAACGATGGATATGAACCGTATCGATGCGGCACTTTCCCAGGGAGATGTCGAAGAGTGGGAGGTCATCAACGACATGGGCGTCGACCACAATTTCCACATACACGGTACCCACTTCAGGGTTGTTTCACGTAACGGAAGTACTGCACAGGTACTTGAGAACGAAAAAGGCTATAAAGACGTAGTCTATCTCCCGGCAAATGAAACACTCAAGTTCATCGTAGAGATCCCGGCGGACGGAGTGACTGCAGACAGCAACAATCCCTATATGTTCCACTGCCATTTCCTCGAACATGAAGACAACGGGATGATGGGGCAGTTCACTGTTAGTTAA